Proteins found in one Lycium ferocissimum isolate CSIRO_LF1 chromosome 6, AGI_CSIRO_Lferr_CH_V1, whole genome shotgun sequence genomic segment:
- the LOC132058893 gene encoding uncharacterized protein LOC132058893 isoform X7 yields the protein MYHIYKDFTELSLIDEDAFEFLLIMSTEKAKGRSGKDETIEDAAQCETVEEAGVQVLLWFWITFAVQTGRGRWYVENKTGDIACEGHMFPLLVTEQLDSWPKKEICERTWCKLGRWYFENKAGDTAYEGHMFPLFVTEQLDYWPENEIRERTWMNVREARKFCLNGAAELSMKMPLKFINYTCSQSSDREVGKKMKQSKMQHNVRQWRKLEYEGMLSKLGRWYFENRTGNTAYEGHMFPLFVTEQLDSWPEKEIHERTWMNVREARKLCQKRVDEGGL from the exons ATGTATCACATATATAAGGATTTCACTGAGTTATCATTGATAGATGAAGATGCCTTTGAATTTCTTCTCATTATGTCCACAGAAAAGGCAAAGG GGAGGTCGGGAAAAGATGAAACAATTGAAGATGCAGCACAGTGTGAGACAGTGGAGGAAGCTGGAGTACAAG TTTTACTCTGGTTTTGGATTACTTTTGCAGTGCAAACTGGGAGAGGAAGATGGTACGTTGAGAACAAAACCGGTGACATTGCCTGTGAAGGGCACATGTTTCCTTTGTTAGTAACAGAACAACTAGACTCTTGGCCAAAGAAAGAGATTTGCGAAAGAACATGG TGTAAATTGGGAAGATGGTACTTTGAGAACAAAGCCGGTGACACTGCCTATGAAGGGCACATGTTTCCTCTGTTTGTAACAGAACAACTAGACTATTGGCCTGAGAACGAGATTCGCGAAAGAACTTGG ATGAATGTGCGCGAAGCAAGAAAATTTTGTCTAAATGGGGCCGCAGAATTATCA ATGAAGATGCCTTTGAAGTTTATTAACTATACCTGTTCCCAAAG TTCTGACAGGGAGGTCGGGAAAAAGATGAAACAATCAAAGATGCAGCACAATGTGAGACAGTGGAGGAAGCTGGAGTACGAGGGGATGTTAAG CAAACTGGGAAGATGGTACTTTGAGAACAGAACCGGTAACACTGCCTATGAAGGGCACATGTTTCCTCTGTTTGTAACAGAACAACTAGACTCTTGGCCTGAGAAAGAGATTCACGAAAGAACTTGG ATGAATGTGCGAGAAGCGAGAAAACTTTGCCAAAAACGGGTGGATGAAGGAGGACTTTGA